cagctctttttaaaacaggccccaaaaatgacattttcaaatggttataataaattaactgtggggtattttgtgctgaaacttcacaaatacattctggggacacccaagaccaatattacatcttgtaaaaaggggcataataggtgccctttaattcataaagtgttttatgcttgactatgtaccgaaaacaatatcgacatgccattctgatacagttccctgctgctaatcctcatttactgttcaaaaatagtattgattcaatgtaggatttagacagactattgtaaacgtgaataaagagttgaacatgctgtcttatatctttggtatattctgtcaacagatgctgttcttcacgagtctctgcggtcatcattgtgccatcagacacaataagaagctcatcagaaaatggaatataatgtgtaatgtgtatttgtgtatagagggtcaccatggtccaatttttttttttctttaatgaaaaacatggtaagttttgctgaatctaagtttaaataaaaactattggatttgtcaatgaaatatgtctcttcattagtgatgttgttacattttatttattttaatggccttgaaaacaaatgcattcaactttgggaaaatgtgttaaactgtatttaaatagtagcacaactgtattgtgtgagattatgtaattcaaagtacagtagtcaacatttgaagtggatcaaaaaattttggacaactttgattaaaggttttgatccgcttcaaatgttgactatattatacaaagtataagtaataacaaagtatattgttattgactgcaaagtgtgtaatgtttaagccaaaggtactgagcatacagtatatactattacctgtaaaataatatattcagtgtatattgcttgtgttttctgaagacactcgtaattattttgtaatgtacttaaatcacaaataaagtgtacttataacacaaagtgtactcataacagaaataaagtatacttataacacaaataaaagtatacttataacagaaataaagtatacttataatacaacgcatattataacaaaatatatacttttaacagaaataaagtatacttataacacaaattaagtacactttaatatcactaatcaagcatgtaattagtccctacacagacatatacttaaagtgtactaagtatacttgaagttgttccaatttagcacacataagtatactaaatatacttaaagttgtattttaatactacttaatttcaacttaaatatacttagtacaaaattagttgtttcaaaataacacactttaaatgaactaatcattaacacacttgaaatatactaataattagtcttgctgcaagtatacttagtatactttttttttcactagggtatatatacttatatacaGCCTTGATCAAATATCACAGGATTAGGAAACTTCAGTATCAATCTAATGATAATGAAGTGTTTGCATAAGACAGTAAAATACAGAATCAGTTTTTGATCAAGTGTTTATTTCGTTCAGTTTAACAGAAAGGCAGGCCTCAGAGACATTCTGTATCATTCAGATAAATCATAATGTCACAACGCCAAAGTAACAGTGAAACATTCATCAGTTTGACATTATTCCTTTTCATATGTGCGGACAGCCTGAACACCCTCAAAGATCAAGGTCTGGAAACAGCAAAGACCAGGAGAGGAAATTTAGGaacataaaatacatatgtgcattatataaatataatataataataatgctgcTATAGTGATCATTTTACCATCCTTGATTTCTCTAACAATCTTTGTCTCCTTGTCGTCCCACCTCTGAACGTGAACAAGACTTTCTCCTTCCAAGGTTACAATGGACTGAAATAAGATGAAAACATGTGAGTCTGTTTTTTATAAGTTTTATTGTGCATGACATAAACACAAATTGTCATATCAAATACATATTCATGCAGGGTAAGAAGAGTCTTACCCTGCCAAAAGTACTAAATTGCTTAGTACAAAAGTACAAAAGCTTCATGATACTGATGTCAGATATGCTGTAGACTAATAAAAGAATAAACACAAACCTTTACTTGTCTGTCATCTGCTGTAATTTCATCAAACTCCTCTCCCAGTTTGAAAGAAATCTCAGTGTTTAAGATGAGGGACAGTGTCTTCAAGACAACTTTGTCACCCTCATGACTGATGACAATTGAGGGATTGGTGACATTGCCTATCTGCCTAATGTTAGAACCAATACCTGTTGAACATCAGAAAACTTTACAGACAGAACAaaactgttattattatatCCAAACCACacagaaaatatatttcatacatTTAAGCACTAGATGCACTATTGCACCTTacacataaaagatgtttttaggtaaataaaataaaatatatactttaacTTACCCAGTGCTTTCATGTATTAATCGAGGATCTGGCTGTGAACCAGTATCCAAATTGCACAAAATGCATCAACCATGTCGAGAGTTTAAAGATCAAACACACTGTGGTTCTTGTACAGTCACAGAGTTGGACACCAAAGCCTATTAATACTGTCTGGGAGGTGGGGCTTTAATGGAAGATTGTGCTGATTGGATAGGTTTTTATTTACTGAAATCTGatttgttcatttgtacatGGCGAGaagtgacatatatatatatatatatatatatatatatatatatatatatatatatatatatatatatatgcgaaATCGGCttttgaaattatatatatttgtgatatttattTTAGATACATACATTTACTGGGgttaacacacacaaaattactGATTAAAACATAAACCCATTCAACATCATATCACAGTTCTCAATGAATACAGAGACATGCAAGAATTAATCTTGAGCCCCTGTCCTATTAATTGCTAATAGTAAAGTGCCCTTTCAGTCATATTGCGGTGCCCTAGAACTTGATTTTtagaagcgttttttttttttacttgagtGCCAGATTTTTAGAACACCGTGTCATGCGCGAGGTGCTACAAAAGATGCTAGATAGGAGCGCAATGGTTAAACACATCTGTCTAGTGCATTCACATAGAAAAAACATTGTAAAGTAgcacattctgtgtgaacggcccctaatgCTGATGAATGCTTTAATCAAGATCTCTATATTTAGTTTTTCACCAATGTCTGCGTGAACATGAATAAAGTGTCAAATGAGTTCTGAGACATGCTGGTCCTTAACCAGTGAAATGTGAAATTGGATTTTGAAATAGCCTATATTCATTTATCAAAGTCATAAAACCATTTTCAccaacatataaaaataaaaaataatctttagagtaattttatgaataaaggtgttgaaaaacatttgaaattatGGATTTTCCTGCAGCAATGCTTTCTTAGGATTCTTGTGAGGTTGCTGCTTCAAACCAATGCTCCTCTGAGGCTGGACACGGGCAGCCACACTGACCTTCTGACCCTCTCTCCAGCTAGGACCAGCTACAGGGTCAGGAGAGGGGGATGAAGGACCTTGGCTGCTGTCTCAGCAGCGGTAAAACTGGCACTTACCGTCATCTCTTCagcccatcgaagtccctgtgtCGCCGTTTCCCTGCTGCTGGTTACCTGTTGCTTTTGTTTACTTGGTGTGAAgctcaataaatgagattttCTGACTTGCGATTGCATCTATCCTTATTTCACGTAACATtttccttgaaaaaaaaaatagagtagCCGATGGCACAGAGGGCAAAATCTGCAAACTCCAGGGCTCTGTAAAAAGTGTTGAGTTCCcacaagaaactttgcatttggtCACAAAAGCACTTGAGAAACAGTTCCCCCCCCCATctcatataattttttatatgaaaatatcaCAATGGTTTTGCAAGTGATGGCAAAGTTTCTTGAGGGCGTGAATGTTTTGTCAAAGAATGCAAAAGCACTGAAGTCATTGAAATCATTTAATTTGTAACAAACTGCATGGAGACACAAAGTTggaggatccaaatgcagtaTTTTTTAGGAGTAATCCACAATCAAGTCCAAAACAGGCAAATGGTCAAACACAGATGGgcaatccaaacaaagatatCCAGAACACAGGCAAACCGAACAATGAAAACAAGAAACTTAAGAAACTTAGAAAACCAAAAATCAAGTCTAGGGAAACAGTGTTAAAATTAGCAATGAATgagcagtgttgccaactgctttcatctgaaagtagctaaaactggtaTAGCTATTTGTCACTAGATGACATCATAATGCAAATTCATTgatctacaggtgctggtcatataattagaatatcatcaaaaagttgatttatttcactaattccattaaaaaagtgaaacttgtatattatattaattcattacacacagactgatgccagcagccatatcaccctgtagcccaagactggttgcccactgaagctaagcagggctgagcctggttagtatcTGGATAGGAGACTTACTGAGAAAACTAGGTttctgctggaagaggtgttagtgaggccagcagggggtgctcaccctgtggtctgtgtgggtcctaatgccccagtatagtgatggggacactatactgtcaaaagcaccgtccttcggaggagacgttaaaccgaggtcctgactatctgtggtcattaaaaatcccaggatgtccttcgaaaagagtaggggtgtaaccccgacatcctggccaaatttgcccattggcctctgtccatcatggcctcctaatcatccccatacagttattggcttcatcactctgtctcctctccactaataagctggtgtgtggtgggcgttctggcgcaatatggctgccgtcgcatcatccaggtggatgctgcacattggtggtggttgaggagattcccccttcaatatgtaaagcgctttgagtgcccagaaaagcgctatataaatgtaaggaattattattattattattatatatttcaaatgtttatttcttttcattttgatgattataactgacaactaaggaaaatcccaaattcagtatctcagaaaattagaatattaattAAAACCAATGCAAAGAAAGggtttttagaaatcttggccaactgaaaagtatgagcatgtacagcactcaatacttagttggggctccttttgcctgaattactgcagcaatgcggcgtggcatggagtcaatcagtctgtggcactgctcaggtgttatgagagcccaggttgctctgatagtggccttcagctcttctgcattgttgggtctggcatatcgcatcttcctcttcacaataccccatagattttctatggggttaaggtcaggcgagtttgctggccaattaagaacagggataccatggtccttaaaccaggtactggtagctttggcactgtgtgcaggtgccaagtcctgttggaaaatgaaatctgcttctccataaagttggccagcagcaggaagcatgaagtgctctaaacttcctggtatacggctgcgttgaccttggacctcagaaaacacagtggaccaacaccagcagatgacaaaatttactttcatcagagaacataactttgggccactcagcagcagtccagtcctttttgtctttgaaacccatgttttgcatacgtctgtgcgtagtggttcttgaagcactgactccagctgcagtccactctttgtgaatctcccccacatttttgaatgggttttgtttcacaatcctctccagggtgcggttatccctattgcttgtacacttttttctaccacatcttttccttccctttgcctctattaatgtgcttggacacagagctctgtgaacagccagcctcttttgcaatgaccttttgtgtcttgccctccttgtgcaaggtgtcaatggtcgtcttttggacaactgtcaagtcagcagtcttccccatgattgtgtagccaacagaactagactgagagaccatttaaaggcctttgcaggtgttttgagttaattagctgattagagtgtggcaccaggtgtcttcaatattgaaccttttcacaatattctaattttctgagatactgaatttgggattttccttagttgtcagttataatcatcaaaattaaaagaaataaacatttgaaatatatcagtctgtgtgtaatgaatgaatataatatacaagtttcactttttgaatggaattagtgaaataaatcaactttttaatgatattctaattatatgaccagcacctgtacacacatgttcgtttttgtgaattgtggggacattccataggcgtaatggtttttatactgtacaaactgtattttctctccccctacactacccctacccctaaacctacccatcacaggaaactgtgcacacttttactttctcacaaaaactcattctgtatgatttataagccttttgaaaagtggggacatggggta
Above is a window of Megalobrama amblycephala isolate DHTTF-2021 linkage group LG11, ASM1881202v1, whole genome shotgun sequence DNA encoding:
- the LOC125278892 gene encoding fatty acid-binding protein, brain-like, with the protein product MKALGIGSNIRQIGNVTNPSIVISHEGDKVVLKTLSLILNTEISFKLGEEFDEITADDRQVKSIVTLEGESLVHVQRWDDKETKIVREIKDDLDL